Proteins from a single region of Parambassis ranga chromosome 18, fParRan2.1, whole genome shotgun sequence:
- the clcn3 gene encoding H(+)/Cl(-) exchange transporter 3 isoform X7, with the protein MSNGGGAASSSTHLLDFLEEPIPGVGTYDDFHTIDWVREKCKDRERHRKINSKKKESAWEFTKSLYDAWSGWLVVTLTGLASGALAGLIDIAADWMNDLKEGVCLSAMWFNHEQCCWTSNETTFAERDKCPQWKSWAELILGQAEGPGSYIMNYFMYIYWALSFAFLAVCLVKVFAPYACGSGIPEIKTILSGFIIRGYLGKWTLMIKTITLVLAVASGLSLGKEGPLVHVACCCGNIFSYLFPKYSKNEAKKREVLSAASAAGVSVAFGAPIGGVLFSLEEVSYYFPLKTLWRSFFAALVAAFVLRSINPFGNSRLVLFYVEYHTPWYLFELIPFILLGVFGGLWGAFFIRANIAWCRRRKSTRFGKYPVLEVILVAAITAVVAFPNPYTRQNTSELIKELFTDCGPLESSQLCQYRSQMNGSKAFTDNPNRPAGPGVYSAMWQLCLALIFKIIMTIFTFGLKVPSGLFIPSMAIGAIAGRIVGIAVEQLAYYHHDWFLFKEWCEVGADCITPGLYAMVGAAACLGGVTRMTVSLVVIVFELTGGLEYIVPLMAAVMTSKWVGDAFGREGIYEAHIRLNGYPFLDAKEEFTHTTLAREVMRPRRSDPPLAVLTQDDLTVEELQGIINETSYNGFPVIVSKESQRLVGFALRRDITIAIENARRKQEGIMLNSRVYFTQHAPTLPADSPRPLKLRSILDMSPFTVTDHTPMEIVVDIFRKLGLRQCLVTHNGIVLGIITKKNILEHLEELKQRTEPLAASWYYHKKRYPSSHGSNGKPRSRVHHVQLIRSFQDRGGGGGDGSEEEEVEEEEVRLLNGSNL; encoded by the exons ATGTCGAACGGGGGCGGGGCCGCCAGTAGCTCCACCCACCTGCTGGACTTTCTAGAGGAGCCCATCCCTGGTGTGGGGACCTACGACGACTTCCACACCATAGATTGGGTCCGTGAGAAGTGCAAGGATCGCGAGAGACATCGGAAG atcaACAGTAAGAAAAAGGAGTCAGCATGGGAGTTCACCAAGAGCCTGTACGATGCCTGGTCTGGCTGGCTGGTGGTCACGCTCACTGGGCTGGCatcag GTGCTTTGGCTGGCCTGATTGACATTGCTGCTGATTGGATGAACGACCTGaaggaaggtgtgtgtctgagcgCCATGTGGTTCAACCACGAGCAGTGCTGCTGGACGTCCAATGAGACCACCTTTGCTGAGAGAGACAAGTGTCCTCAGTGGAAGAGCTGGGCTGAGCTAATACTGGGGCAGGCTGAG GGTCCCGGCTCGTACATCATGAACTACTTCATGTACATCTACTGGGCTCTCTCTTTTGCCTTCCTGGCTGTTTGCCTGGTGAAGGTGTTTGCTCCCTATGCCTGTGGCTCTGGGATCCCTGAG aTCAAGACCATCCTGAGCGGGTTTATCATCCGGGGCTACTTGGGTAAGTGGACCTTGATGATCAAGACCATCACTCTAGTGCTGGCTGTGGCGTCTGGCCTCAGTCTGGGGAAAGAGGGCCCCCTGGTCCACGTGGCCTGCTGCTGTGGGAACATCTTCTCCTACCTCTTCCCCAAGTATAGCAAGAACGAGGCCAAAAAACGAGAG GTTCTCTCTGCTGCCTCGGCCGCGGGGGTGTCTGTCGCTTTTGGAGCGCCCATTGGAGGAGTTCTCTTCAGTTTGGAGGAAGTGAGCTACTACTTCCCTCTGAAGACTTTGTGGCGCTCCTTCTTTGCCGCCCTTGTGGCAGCCTTTGTCTTGCGCTCCATCAACCCCTTCGGTAACAGCCGCCTGGTGCTGTTTTACGTAGAGTACCACACGCCGTGGTACCTGTTTGAGCTCATCCCTTTCATCCTGCTGGGAGTTTTCGGAGGCCTTTGGGGCGCCTTCTTCATCCGAGCCAACATCGCCTGGTGCCGGCGGCGCAAGTCTACCCGCTTCG GAAAGTACCCGGTGTTGGAGGTCATCTTGGTGGCTGCTATCACAGCAGTTGTTGCCTTCCCGAACCCCTACACGCGTCAGAACACCAGTGAGCTGATAAAGGAGCTTTTCACGGACTGTGGCCCGCTGGAATCCTCGCAGCTCTGCCAGTACCGCAGCCAGATGAACGGCAGCAAAGCCTTCACCGATAACCCCAACAGGCCGGCGGGGCCAGGCGTCTACTCCGCCATGTGGCAGCTCTGCCTGGCGCTCATCTTTAAAATCATCATGACTATATTCACGTTTGGACTCAAG GTGCCGTCCGGTTTGTTCATCCCCAGCATGGCCATCGGGGCGATTGCAGGGCGCATCGTTGGCATCGCTGTGGAGCAGCTAGCTTATTATCATCATGACTGGTTCCTGTTTAAAGAGTGGTGCGAAGTGGGAGCCGACTGCATCACCCCAGGGCTTTACGCCATGGTGGGGGCTGCAGCTTGTCTGG GTGGTGTGACCCGTATGACCGTCTCCTTAGTCGTCATTGTGTTTGAGTTGACTGGTGGCTTAGAGTACATCGTCCCCCTGATGGCTGCCGTCATGACCAGCAAATGGGTGGGTGACGCCTTCGGCCGAGAGGGAATCTATGAGGCCCACATCCGCCTGAATGGATACCCTTTCCTGGATGCCAAGGAAGAGTTTACACACACGACGCTTGCTAGAGAGGTGATGAGGCCTCGTCGCAGTGACCCGCCGTTAGCGGTGCTGACACAGGACGACCTGacagtggaggagctgcagggcATCATCAATGAGACCAGTTATAATGGTTTCCCCGTGATAGTGTCCAAGGAGTCACAGAGGCTGGTGGGCTTTGCTCTGCGCAGGGATATCACTATAGCTATAG AAAACGCTCGCCGCAAACAGGAGGGCATCATGTTGAACTCCAGGGTGTACTTCACCCAGCATGCCCCCACCCTTCCAGCCGACAGCCCCCGCCCCCTAAAGCTTCGCTCCATCCTGGACATGAGCCCCTTCACTGTCACTGACCACACCCCCATGGAGATCGTGGTGGACATCTTCAGAAAGCTGGGGTTGCGTCAGTGCCTGGTCACTCACAACGG gattGTGTTGGGCATCATCACAAAGAAGAATATATTAGAACATCTGGAGGAGCTCAAGCAGCGCACGGAGCCCCTG GCGGCTTCTTGGTATTATCACAAAAAAAGATATCCTTCGTCACATGGCTCAAATGGCAAACCAAGATCCAGAGTCCATCATGTTCAACTGATCCGCTCCTTCCAGGAccgtgggggtggagggggagacggcagcgaggaggaggaggtggaggaggaggaagtgcgCCTCCTGAACGGCTCCAATCTTTGA
- the clcn3 gene encoding H(+)/Cl(-) exchange transporter 3 isoform X2, whose amino-acid sequence MESEQLYHRGYCRNSYNSIASASSDEELLDGAGVIMDFHTTEDDNLLDGDAASPGSNYAMSNGGGAASSSTHLLDFLEEPIPGVGTYDDFHTIDWVREKCKDRERHRKINSKKKESAWEFTKSLYDAWSGWLVVTLTGLASGALAGLIDIAADWMNDLKEGVCLSAMWFNHEQCCWTSNETTFAERDKCPQWKSWAELILGQAEGPGSYIMNYFMYIYWALSFAFLAVCLVKVFAPYACGSGIPEIKTILSGFIIRGYLGKWTLMIKTITLVLAVASGLSLGKEGPLVHVACCCGNIFSYLFPKYSKNEAKKREVLSAASAAGVSVAFGAPIGGVLFSLEEVSYYFPLKTLWRSFFAALVAAFVLRSINPFGNSRLVLFYVEYHTPWYLFELIPFILLGVFGGLWGAFFIRANIAWCRRRKSTRFGKYPVLEVILVAAITAVVAFPNPYTRQNTSELIKELFTDCGPLESSQLCQYRSQMNGSKAFTDNPNRPAGPGVYSAMWQLCLALIFKIIMTIFTFGLKVPSGLFIPSMAIGAIAGRIVGIAVEQLAYYHHDWFLFKEWCEVGADCITPGLYAMVGAAACLGGVTRMTVSLVVIVFELTGGLEYIVPLMAAVMTSKWVGDAFGREGIYEAHIRLNGYPFLDAKEEFTHTTLAREVMRPRRSDPPLAVLTQDDLTVEELQGIINETSYNGFPVIVSKESQRLVGFALRRDITIAIENARRKQEGIMLNSRVYFTQHAPTLPADSPRPLKLRSILDMSPFTVTDHTPMEIVVDIFRKLGLRQCLVTHNGIVLGIITKKNILEHLEELKQRTEPLAASWYYHKKRYPSSHGSNGKPRSRVHHVQLIRSFQDRGGGGGDGSEEEEVEEEEVRLLNGSNL is encoded by the exons ggTCTAACTACGCCATGTCGAACGGGGGCGGGGCCGCCAGTAGCTCCACCCACCTGCTGGACTTTCTAGAGGAGCCCATCCCTGGTGTGGGGACCTACGACGACTTCCACACCATAGATTGGGTCCGTGAGAAGTGCAAGGATCGCGAGAGACATCGGAAG atcaACAGTAAGAAAAAGGAGTCAGCATGGGAGTTCACCAAGAGCCTGTACGATGCCTGGTCTGGCTGGCTGGTGGTCACGCTCACTGGGCTGGCatcag GTGCTTTGGCTGGCCTGATTGACATTGCTGCTGATTGGATGAACGACCTGaaggaaggtgtgtgtctgagcgCCATGTGGTTCAACCACGAGCAGTGCTGCTGGACGTCCAATGAGACCACCTTTGCTGAGAGAGACAAGTGTCCTCAGTGGAAGAGCTGGGCTGAGCTAATACTGGGGCAGGCTGAG GGTCCCGGCTCGTACATCATGAACTACTTCATGTACATCTACTGGGCTCTCTCTTTTGCCTTCCTGGCTGTTTGCCTGGTGAAGGTGTTTGCTCCCTATGCCTGTGGCTCTGGGATCCCTGAG aTCAAGACCATCCTGAGCGGGTTTATCATCCGGGGCTACTTGGGTAAGTGGACCTTGATGATCAAGACCATCACTCTAGTGCTGGCTGTGGCGTCTGGCCTCAGTCTGGGGAAAGAGGGCCCCCTGGTCCACGTGGCCTGCTGCTGTGGGAACATCTTCTCCTACCTCTTCCCCAAGTATAGCAAGAACGAGGCCAAAAAACGAGAG GTTCTCTCTGCTGCCTCGGCCGCGGGGGTGTCTGTCGCTTTTGGAGCGCCCATTGGAGGAGTTCTCTTCAGTTTGGAGGAAGTGAGCTACTACTTCCCTCTGAAGACTTTGTGGCGCTCCTTCTTTGCCGCCCTTGTGGCAGCCTTTGTCTTGCGCTCCATCAACCCCTTCGGTAACAGCCGCCTGGTGCTGTTTTACGTAGAGTACCACACGCCGTGGTACCTGTTTGAGCTCATCCCTTTCATCCTGCTGGGAGTTTTCGGAGGCCTTTGGGGCGCCTTCTTCATCCGAGCCAACATCGCCTGGTGCCGGCGGCGCAAGTCTACCCGCTTCG GAAAGTACCCGGTGTTGGAGGTCATCTTGGTGGCTGCTATCACAGCAGTTGTTGCCTTCCCGAACCCCTACACGCGTCAGAACACCAGTGAGCTGATAAAGGAGCTTTTCACGGACTGTGGCCCGCTGGAATCCTCGCAGCTCTGCCAGTACCGCAGCCAGATGAACGGCAGCAAAGCCTTCACCGATAACCCCAACAGGCCGGCGGGGCCAGGCGTCTACTCCGCCATGTGGCAGCTCTGCCTGGCGCTCATCTTTAAAATCATCATGACTATATTCACGTTTGGACTCAAG GTGCCGTCCGGTTTGTTCATCCCCAGCATGGCCATCGGGGCGATTGCAGGGCGCATCGTTGGCATCGCTGTGGAGCAGCTAGCTTATTATCATCATGACTGGTTCCTGTTTAAAGAGTGGTGCGAAGTGGGAGCCGACTGCATCACCCCAGGGCTTTACGCCATGGTGGGGGCTGCAGCTTGTCTGG GTGGTGTGACCCGTATGACCGTCTCCTTAGTCGTCATTGTGTTTGAGTTGACTGGTGGCTTAGAGTACATCGTCCCCCTGATGGCTGCCGTCATGACCAGCAAATGGGTGGGTGACGCCTTCGGCCGAGAGGGAATCTATGAGGCCCACATCCGCCTGAATGGATACCCTTTCCTGGATGCCAAGGAAGAGTTTACACACACGACGCTTGCTAGAGAGGTGATGAGGCCTCGTCGCAGTGACCCGCCGTTAGCGGTGCTGACACAGGACGACCTGacagtggaggagctgcagggcATCATCAATGAGACCAGTTATAATGGTTTCCCCGTGATAGTGTCCAAGGAGTCACAGAGGCTGGTGGGCTTTGCTCTGCGCAGGGATATCACTATAGCTATAG AAAACGCTCGCCGCAAACAGGAGGGCATCATGTTGAACTCCAGGGTGTACTTCACCCAGCATGCCCCCACCCTTCCAGCCGACAGCCCCCGCCCCCTAAAGCTTCGCTCCATCCTGGACATGAGCCCCTTCACTGTCACTGACCACACCCCCATGGAGATCGTGGTGGACATCTTCAGAAAGCTGGGGTTGCGTCAGTGCCTGGTCACTCACAACGG gattGTGTTGGGCATCATCACAAAGAAGAATATATTAGAACATCTGGAGGAGCTCAAGCAGCGCACGGAGCCCCTG GCGGCTTCTTGGTATTATCACAAAAAAAGATATCCTTCGTCACATGGCTCAAATGGCAAACCAAGATCCAGAGTCCATCATGTTCAACTGATCCGCTCCTTCCAGGAccgtgggggtggagggggagacggcagcgaggaggaggaggtggaggaggaggaagtgcgCCTCCTGAACGGCTCCAATCTTTGA
- the clcn3 gene encoding H(+)/Cl(-) exchange transporter 3 isoform X1 — MEEEDAAADPYLPYDGGGDTIPLKEIPRRVIESNHMAAPVKQTLPPLRLARRGNQSARSNYAMSNGGGAASSSTHLLDFLEEPIPGVGTYDDFHTIDWVREKCKDRERHRKINSKKKESAWEFTKSLYDAWSGWLVVTLTGLASGALAGLIDIAADWMNDLKEGVCLSAMWFNHEQCCWTSNETTFAERDKCPQWKSWAELILGQAEGPGSYIMNYFMYIYWALSFAFLAVCLVKVFAPYACGSGIPEIKTILSGFIIRGYLGKWTLMIKTITLVLAVASGLSLGKEGPLVHVACCCGNIFSYLFPKYSKNEAKKREVLSAASAAGVSVAFGAPIGGVLFSLEEVSYYFPLKTLWRSFFAALVAAFVLRSINPFGNSRLVLFYVEYHTPWYLFELIPFILLGVFGGLWGAFFIRANIAWCRRRKSTRFGKYPVLEVILVAAITAVVAFPNPYTRQNTSELIKELFTDCGPLESSQLCQYRSQMNGSKAFTDNPNRPAGPGVYSAMWQLCLALIFKIIMTIFTFGLKVPSGLFIPSMAIGAIAGRIVGIAVEQLAYYHHDWFLFKEWCEVGADCITPGLYAMVGAAACLGGVTRMTVSLVVIVFELTGGLEYIVPLMAAVMTSKWVGDAFGREGIYEAHIRLNGYPFLDAKEEFTHTTLAREVMRPRRSDPPLAVLTQDDLTVEELQGIINETSYNGFPVIVSKESQRLVGFALRRDITIAIENARRKQEGIMLNSRVYFTQHAPTLPADSPRPLKLRSILDMSPFTVTDHTPMEIVVDIFRKLGLRQCLVTHNGIVLGIITKKNILEHLEELKQRTEPLAASWYYHKKRYPSSHGSNGKPRSRVHHVQLIRSFQDRGGGGGDGSEEEEVEEEEVRLLNGSNL, encoded by the exons ggTCTAACTACGCCATGTCGAACGGGGGCGGGGCCGCCAGTAGCTCCACCCACCTGCTGGACTTTCTAGAGGAGCCCATCCCTGGTGTGGGGACCTACGACGACTTCCACACCATAGATTGGGTCCGTGAGAAGTGCAAGGATCGCGAGAGACATCGGAAG atcaACAGTAAGAAAAAGGAGTCAGCATGGGAGTTCACCAAGAGCCTGTACGATGCCTGGTCTGGCTGGCTGGTGGTCACGCTCACTGGGCTGGCatcag GTGCTTTGGCTGGCCTGATTGACATTGCTGCTGATTGGATGAACGACCTGaaggaaggtgtgtgtctgagcgCCATGTGGTTCAACCACGAGCAGTGCTGCTGGACGTCCAATGAGACCACCTTTGCTGAGAGAGACAAGTGTCCTCAGTGGAAGAGCTGGGCTGAGCTAATACTGGGGCAGGCTGAG GGTCCCGGCTCGTACATCATGAACTACTTCATGTACATCTACTGGGCTCTCTCTTTTGCCTTCCTGGCTGTTTGCCTGGTGAAGGTGTTTGCTCCCTATGCCTGTGGCTCTGGGATCCCTGAG aTCAAGACCATCCTGAGCGGGTTTATCATCCGGGGCTACTTGGGTAAGTGGACCTTGATGATCAAGACCATCACTCTAGTGCTGGCTGTGGCGTCTGGCCTCAGTCTGGGGAAAGAGGGCCCCCTGGTCCACGTGGCCTGCTGCTGTGGGAACATCTTCTCCTACCTCTTCCCCAAGTATAGCAAGAACGAGGCCAAAAAACGAGAG GTTCTCTCTGCTGCCTCGGCCGCGGGGGTGTCTGTCGCTTTTGGAGCGCCCATTGGAGGAGTTCTCTTCAGTTTGGAGGAAGTGAGCTACTACTTCCCTCTGAAGACTTTGTGGCGCTCCTTCTTTGCCGCCCTTGTGGCAGCCTTTGTCTTGCGCTCCATCAACCCCTTCGGTAACAGCCGCCTGGTGCTGTTTTACGTAGAGTACCACACGCCGTGGTACCTGTTTGAGCTCATCCCTTTCATCCTGCTGGGAGTTTTCGGAGGCCTTTGGGGCGCCTTCTTCATCCGAGCCAACATCGCCTGGTGCCGGCGGCGCAAGTCTACCCGCTTCG GAAAGTACCCGGTGTTGGAGGTCATCTTGGTGGCTGCTATCACAGCAGTTGTTGCCTTCCCGAACCCCTACACGCGTCAGAACACCAGTGAGCTGATAAAGGAGCTTTTCACGGACTGTGGCCCGCTGGAATCCTCGCAGCTCTGCCAGTACCGCAGCCAGATGAACGGCAGCAAAGCCTTCACCGATAACCCCAACAGGCCGGCGGGGCCAGGCGTCTACTCCGCCATGTGGCAGCTCTGCCTGGCGCTCATCTTTAAAATCATCATGACTATATTCACGTTTGGACTCAAG GTGCCGTCCGGTTTGTTCATCCCCAGCATGGCCATCGGGGCGATTGCAGGGCGCATCGTTGGCATCGCTGTGGAGCAGCTAGCTTATTATCATCATGACTGGTTCCTGTTTAAAGAGTGGTGCGAAGTGGGAGCCGACTGCATCACCCCAGGGCTTTACGCCATGGTGGGGGCTGCAGCTTGTCTGG GTGGTGTGACCCGTATGACCGTCTCCTTAGTCGTCATTGTGTTTGAGTTGACTGGTGGCTTAGAGTACATCGTCCCCCTGATGGCTGCCGTCATGACCAGCAAATGGGTGGGTGACGCCTTCGGCCGAGAGGGAATCTATGAGGCCCACATCCGCCTGAATGGATACCCTTTCCTGGATGCCAAGGAAGAGTTTACACACACGACGCTTGCTAGAGAGGTGATGAGGCCTCGTCGCAGTGACCCGCCGTTAGCGGTGCTGACACAGGACGACCTGacagtggaggagctgcagggcATCATCAATGAGACCAGTTATAATGGTTTCCCCGTGATAGTGTCCAAGGAGTCACAGAGGCTGGTGGGCTTTGCTCTGCGCAGGGATATCACTATAGCTATAG AAAACGCTCGCCGCAAACAGGAGGGCATCATGTTGAACTCCAGGGTGTACTTCACCCAGCATGCCCCCACCCTTCCAGCCGACAGCCCCCGCCCCCTAAAGCTTCGCTCCATCCTGGACATGAGCCCCTTCACTGTCACTGACCACACCCCCATGGAGATCGTGGTGGACATCTTCAGAAAGCTGGGGTTGCGTCAGTGCCTGGTCACTCACAACGG gattGTGTTGGGCATCATCACAAAGAAGAATATATTAGAACATCTGGAGGAGCTCAAGCAGCGCACGGAGCCCCTG GCGGCTTCTTGGTATTATCACAAAAAAAGATATCCTTCGTCACATGGCTCAAATGGCAAACCAAGATCCAGAGTCCATCATGTTCAACTGATCCGCTCCTTCCAGGAccgtgggggtggagggggagacggcagcgaggaggaggaggtggaggaggaggaagtgcgCCTCCTGAACGGCTCCAATCTTTGA
- the clcn3 gene encoding H(+)/Cl(-) exchange transporter 3 isoform X3 yields the protein MEEEDAAADPYLPYDGGGDTIPLKEIPRRGSNYAMSNGGGAASSSTHLLDFLEEPIPGVGTYDDFHTIDWVREKCKDRERHRKINSKKKESAWEFTKSLYDAWSGWLVVTLTGLASGALAGLIDIAADWMNDLKEGVCLSAMWFNHEQCCWTSNETTFAERDKCPQWKSWAELILGQAEGPGSYIMNYFMYIYWALSFAFLAVCLVKVFAPYACGSGIPEIKTILSGFIIRGYLGKWTLMIKTITLVLAVASGLSLGKEGPLVHVACCCGNIFSYLFPKYSKNEAKKREVLSAASAAGVSVAFGAPIGGVLFSLEEVSYYFPLKTLWRSFFAALVAAFVLRSINPFGNSRLVLFYVEYHTPWYLFELIPFILLGVFGGLWGAFFIRANIAWCRRRKSTRFGKYPVLEVILVAAITAVVAFPNPYTRQNTSELIKELFTDCGPLESSQLCQYRSQMNGSKAFTDNPNRPAGPGVYSAMWQLCLALIFKIIMTIFTFGLKVPSGLFIPSMAIGAIAGRIVGIAVEQLAYYHHDWFLFKEWCEVGADCITPGLYAMVGAAACLGGVTRMTVSLVVIVFELTGGLEYIVPLMAAVMTSKWVGDAFGREGIYEAHIRLNGYPFLDAKEEFTHTTLAREVMRPRRSDPPLAVLTQDDLTVEELQGIINETSYNGFPVIVSKESQRLVGFALRRDITIAIENARRKQEGIMLNSRVYFTQHAPTLPADSPRPLKLRSILDMSPFTVTDHTPMEIVVDIFRKLGLRQCLVTHNGIVLGIITKKNILEHLEELKQRTEPLAASWYYHKKRYPSSHGSNGKPRSRVHHVQLIRSFQDRGGGGGDGSEEEEVEEEEVRLLNGSNL from the exons ggTCTAACTACGCCATGTCGAACGGGGGCGGGGCCGCCAGTAGCTCCACCCACCTGCTGGACTTTCTAGAGGAGCCCATCCCTGGTGTGGGGACCTACGACGACTTCCACACCATAGATTGGGTCCGTGAGAAGTGCAAGGATCGCGAGAGACATCGGAAG atcaACAGTAAGAAAAAGGAGTCAGCATGGGAGTTCACCAAGAGCCTGTACGATGCCTGGTCTGGCTGGCTGGTGGTCACGCTCACTGGGCTGGCatcag GTGCTTTGGCTGGCCTGATTGACATTGCTGCTGATTGGATGAACGACCTGaaggaaggtgtgtgtctgagcgCCATGTGGTTCAACCACGAGCAGTGCTGCTGGACGTCCAATGAGACCACCTTTGCTGAGAGAGACAAGTGTCCTCAGTGGAAGAGCTGGGCTGAGCTAATACTGGGGCAGGCTGAG GGTCCCGGCTCGTACATCATGAACTACTTCATGTACATCTACTGGGCTCTCTCTTTTGCCTTCCTGGCTGTTTGCCTGGTGAAGGTGTTTGCTCCCTATGCCTGTGGCTCTGGGATCCCTGAG aTCAAGACCATCCTGAGCGGGTTTATCATCCGGGGCTACTTGGGTAAGTGGACCTTGATGATCAAGACCATCACTCTAGTGCTGGCTGTGGCGTCTGGCCTCAGTCTGGGGAAAGAGGGCCCCCTGGTCCACGTGGCCTGCTGCTGTGGGAACATCTTCTCCTACCTCTTCCCCAAGTATAGCAAGAACGAGGCCAAAAAACGAGAG GTTCTCTCTGCTGCCTCGGCCGCGGGGGTGTCTGTCGCTTTTGGAGCGCCCATTGGAGGAGTTCTCTTCAGTTTGGAGGAAGTGAGCTACTACTTCCCTCTGAAGACTTTGTGGCGCTCCTTCTTTGCCGCCCTTGTGGCAGCCTTTGTCTTGCGCTCCATCAACCCCTTCGGTAACAGCCGCCTGGTGCTGTTTTACGTAGAGTACCACACGCCGTGGTACCTGTTTGAGCTCATCCCTTTCATCCTGCTGGGAGTTTTCGGAGGCCTTTGGGGCGCCTTCTTCATCCGAGCCAACATCGCCTGGTGCCGGCGGCGCAAGTCTACCCGCTTCG GAAAGTACCCGGTGTTGGAGGTCATCTTGGTGGCTGCTATCACAGCAGTTGTTGCCTTCCCGAACCCCTACACGCGTCAGAACACCAGTGAGCTGATAAAGGAGCTTTTCACGGACTGTGGCCCGCTGGAATCCTCGCAGCTCTGCCAGTACCGCAGCCAGATGAACGGCAGCAAAGCCTTCACCGATAACCCCAACAGGCCGGCGGGGCCAGGCGTCTACTCCGCCATGTGGCAGCTCTGCCTGGCGCTCATCTTTAAAATCATCATGACTATATTCACGTTTGGACTCAAG GTGCCGTCCGGTTTGTTCATCCCCAGCATGGCCATCGGGGCGATTGCAGGGCGCATCGTTGGCATCGCTGTGGAGCAGCTAGCTTATTATCATCATGACTGGTTCCTGTTTAAAGAGTGGTGCGAAGTGGGAGCCGACTGCATCACCCCAGGGCTTTACGCCATGGTGGGGGCTGCAGCTTGTCTGG GTGGTGTGACCCGTATGACCGTCTCCTTAGTCGTCATTGTGTTTGAGTTGACTGGTGGCTTAGAGTACATCGTCCCCCTGATGGCTGCCGTCATGACCAGCAAATGGGTGGGTGACGCCTTCGGCCGAGAGGGAATCTATGAGGCCCACATCCGCCTGAATGGATACCCTTTCCTGGATGCCAAGGAAGAGTTTACACACACGACGCTTGCTAGAGAGGTGATGAGGCCTCGTCGCAGTGACCCGCCGTTAGCGGTGCTGACACAGGACGACCTGacagtggaggagctgcagggcATCATCAATGAGACCAGTTATAATGGTTTCCCCGTGATAGTGTCCAAGGAGTCACAGAGGCTGGTGGGCTTTGCTCTGCGCAGGGATATCACTATAGCTATAG AAAACGCTCGCCGCAAACAGGAGGGCATCATGTTGAACTCCAGGGTGTACTTCACCCAGCATGCCCCCACCCTTCCAGCCGACAGCCCCCGCCCCCTAAAGCTTCGCTCCATCCTGGACATGAGCCCCTTCACTGTCACTGACCACACCCCCATGGAGATCGTGGTGGACATCTTCAGAAAGCTGGGGTTGCGTCAGTGCCTGGTCACTCACAACGG gattGTGTTGGGCATCATCACAAAGAAGAATATATTAGAACATCTGGAGGAGCTCAAGCAGCGCACGGAGCCCCTG GCGGCTTCTTGGTATTATCACAAAAAAAGATATCCTTCGTCACATGGCTCAAATGGCAAACCAAGATCCAGAGTCCATCATGTTCAACTGATCCGCTCCTTCCAGGAccgtgggggtggagggggagacggcagcgaggaggaggaggtggaggaggaggaagtgcgCCTCCTGAACGGCTCCAATCTTTGA